In Vanessa cardui chromosome 8, ilVanCard2.1, whole genome shotgun sequence, the following are encoded in one genomic region:
- the LOC124531874 gene encoding neuromedin-U receptor 2-like, giving the protein MLPNNSTEANNTYSSYGIGLSFYDEKITYEEKDLIKILLSVFLATAMVISLVGNVCTCAVIARDKSMRTPTNFYLLNLAITDLTITVFVPVEIYIIWVPDFYPLGKEGCRIHFLLWAMGSNCSVLTITAITIERYLVISKPFLRQRLVLNSRVLRIVTVIWMVSCSFAFPSVLFVYFVERKQNAYCFFTVSDKDKAYLVIAEWLFFYVLPMTVISVLYLMMALKLKSTQSKSRPNPVSGKKNRDKAVKMLAAVAASFFICWSPYSILRLMTVIPNMKYENHHTLWRVLIYLSSMNSYLSTAVNPILYTLMSQKFGQAFKDLLKGREKSKQTGANGHLKSQRSGSKINTTSI; this is encoded by the exons atgttaccCAATAACAGTACAGAAGCAAACAATACTTATTCGTCGTACGGAATTGGCCTGTCGTTCTATGACGAAAAAATTACGTATGAagaaaaagatttaattaaaattttactcagCGTTTTCCTCGCGACCGCTATGGTAATTAGTTTGGTAGGAAATGTCTGCACATGTGCGGTGATCGCTCGCGATAAGAGTATGAGAACTCCGACCAACTTCTACCTCCTCAACCTCGCGATTACAGATCTCACGATAACCGTCTTCGTTCCCgttgaaatatacataatttgggTACCAGATTTCTATCCATTAGGAAAGGAAGGATGTCGCATACATTTCCTGCTATGGGCCATGGGAAGTAATTGCAGCGTCCTGACAATAACGGCGATAACGATCGAGCGTTATCTCGTCATCTCGAAGCCGTTCCTGCGACAAAGACTCGTTTTAAACTCGCGCGTCTTGAGGATTGTCACTGTTATCTGGATGGTTTCGTGTTCTTTCGCTTTCCCGAGTGTactctttgtttattttgtcgAAAGAAAACAAAATGCTTACTGTTTTTTCACCGTCTCCGATAAGGATAAAGCTTATCTAGTGATTGCGGAATGGCTTTTTTTCTACGTACTACCAATGACGGTGATATCTGTTCTCTACCTGATGATGGCTCTAAAGCTGAAGTCTACTCAATCGAAGTCCAGACCTAACCCAGTTTCCGGAAAGAAGAATAGAGACAAAGCGGTCAAAATGTTGG CTGCAGTGGCTGcttcgttttttatttgttggtcGCCATATTCAATTTTACGTCTCATGACAGTAATACCGAATATGAAATATGAGAATCATCATAcc CTATGGCGAGTACTGATATACCTGAGTTCTATGAACAGTTACCTGTCAACAGCAGTCAATCCTATACTGTATACACTTATGTCACAAAAATTTGGACAGGCTTTTAAG GATTTACTGAAGGGAAGAGAGAAATCAAAGCAAACTGGAGCAAATGGACACCTTAAATCTCAGCGAAGTGGTTCGAAAATAAACACGACATCTATATGA
- the LOC124531875 gene encoding acyl-CoA Delta-9 desaturase-like, which translates to MPPQGQQTGSWVLFESDLNKDATTPIVPPSAEKRKWEIVWRNVILFVLLHIGGVYGAYLFLTKAMWTTRLFAVVLYLCSGLGITAGAHRLWAHKSYKAKLPLRILLTIFNTIAFQDSVLDWARDHRMHHKYSETDADPHNATRGFFFSHVGWLLVRKHREIKEKGHTIDMSDLRADPVLRFQKKYYLILMPLACFILPSIIPTLWGESLWNGYFVCAIFRYVYVLNVTWLVNSAAHKWGSKPYDKNINPVETKSVSLVVLGEGFHNYHHTFPWDYKTAELGEYSLNLSKLFIDAMSVIGWAYDLKTVSSDVIMKRVKRTGDGSHKEWGYEELNDSSQTKVSQD; encoded by the exons ATGCCTCCCCAAGGGCAGCAGACGGGATCATGGGTTCTATTCGAGTCGGATTTGAACAAAGACGCCACCACGCCGATCGTCCCACCTTCGGCTGAGAAAAGGAAATGGGAGATTGTTTGGAGAAATGTGATACTTTTCGTCTTGCTCCATATCGGAGGAGTATACGGCGCCTATCTGTTTCTAACGAAAGCAATGTGGACAACTCGTCTGTTTG CGGTGGTACTTTACCTGTGCTCCGGCCTCGGTATCACAGCGGGCGCGCACAGACTATGGGCCCACAAGTCATACAAAGCTAAACTTCCCTTGCGTATACTACTGACTATTTTCAACACAATAGCTTTCCAG gACTCTGTACTGGACTGGGCCAGAGACCACAGAATGCACCACAAATACTCCGAAACAGATGCAGACCCACACAACGCCACCCGTGGTTTCTTCTTCTCGCATGTCGGATGGCTGCTTGTCAGGAAACATAGGGAAATCAAAGAGAAAGGCCACACCATCGACATGAGCGACCTGAGAGCTGATCCTGTTCTACGATTCCAGAAAAA ATACTATCTGATCCTGATGCCGTTGGCGTGCTTCATTTTACCATCAATCATTCCCACGCTCTGGGGAGAATCGTTATGGAATGGATACTTCGTGTGTGCTATCTTCCGATACGTTTACGTTTTGAATGTAACTTGGTTGGTCAACTCCGCGGCTCACAAGTGGGGAAGCAAGCCTTACGACAAGAACATCAACCCTGTCGAAACGAAATCTGTGTCATTAGTAGTACTAGGAGAAGGTTTCCACAACTACCACCACACATTCCCATGGGACTACAAAACCGCTGAACTTGGTGAATATTCGTTAAACTTATCGAAATTATTCATTGACGCAATGTCTGTAATCGGCTGGGCATACGACCTAAAAACCGTGTCGAGTGACGTCATCATGAAGAGAGTCAAAAGAACAGGCGACGGCTCCCACAAGGAGTGGGGCTACGAAGAACTTAACGACTCGTCACAAACCAAAGTTAGtcaagattaa